One Strix aluco isolate bStrAlu1 chromosome 19, bStrAlu1.hap1, whole genome shotgun sequence genomic window, AAACTTTCCAAAAAAACAATGGCCAGACTGTTGCAAGCTCCACCCAAGTTTCATCCCTCAGAATGGGACATTGCGAACAAGATGCAGTGTGCCAGTACAGAGTCCCAGAAATCCAGGTCAGAGCACATGATGGCTGAGAGTCGGAGGCTGCTGgatgaaacagaaaagacaacTCAGAAAACCCAAAGTGATGTCAACAAGAAAATAGGTAATCCCATGTGTTCTGCAAGTGTCAAGATGAGTTATTGAGCTATGTGTTTAAGACGGACTTAAAAAATTAGTTGGTAGTGACTAGGACTCAATGCCATGCTCACTGATCTCATgggaaaattcaaaatattttaaaaaatattttgaggtagATGCTTTATTTTATAACGAACAAATGACTTctccaaaacacacagaaagctaTTCCAGCCAAACCTCCCGACACAGGGTTGCAAAACTGTCTCCACACATCATCTTACAGCACTACATGTGCTCCATTATGGAAGAAGTCTATTTTTAGCCATATCTGAGATCTGACCTGCAATGCTCTGGCATATAAAATGGGCTTGTATTAATACCTGTTTGCAATTTTCGTTCTGCAGAACAGAGGCgggaagaaataaaattctggAAGCGAGAATTAGATAACAAACTTGAACAAATTGTTCATGAGACAGAGGTACTGTTGACTTTCAAGACTAGGCTGGAGAAATCATTGGAGAGCTGCAAAGAACCACTGCTCATTGCCCAAAAGTGTCTCCTGAACAGGTGAGATGATTAAGAAGAAAAGCATTCCGAGTAATGAACCGTTAACAAGTAATAAAAAAGGCTGCAAACTAAGGGTCTGCCTCTTTGCAGTGGAGTCACAGTCTGATTTAGGTGTTATAACACTGGGGAGCCAAGGCCATAAAGGAAAAACTTCCCGTGTGGCAAGGAAAAGCCTTCAGTTTGTAAAGCTGGGCTTCATCATCCTTTGTTAGGTGCTTACATTTGAACAGTGTGTCTGAtggcttttcctctttttgtttagGCAGAGGCGAGCTGGGATTGACTTGGTGCATGATAAAGTGGAAGAGGAACTGCTGAAGGAAGCTGAAGTCCTCCAGGGGGTTATTGCTTTGCTTGGGCGTACATTGGAACAAACCAATGAGCAAATCAGGTGCAGAGGCAAAGAGCACAACTGAACACTGATGAGCTGAGAAGTAGGACAGCCACCATCCTGAGAAGTTGTAGAGCCAGGCTGAGCACAGGTCCAAAGTTACCTTCAGTGCTAAACAGTTACAGGAAAGCAGTCCTAGTTCATACCATGCGATCAGTAATGGTGAGAAGTCCTGTTTATTAGAACTCATAGTAGTTACACATGATCTCTGGTCTTCTCATGATCCATTCCTGTGCCTTTAATTCCAGTGGAAACTGTACCATCAATTTGTATGGAGGTGGCTTCATGCTCTAGATTTTGGGACTTTGCAGCTAACAGTTCATACATGAAGAATTCCATAACATCATTTGTATTACCTAATGCATGCATGTTAGGGACACCTGTGAGTGCCTACACTTTGGCTTAGAGTTTGGTTGTTTCTCCTCTTAGACTAAACCGTTCAGCAAAATACAACCTGGAAATGGATCTGAAGGACAAGTTCACAGCTTTGATGATCGATGATTACTGTGCTAGCCTCACAAACAACACTCCTGATATCAGATGTGCTGATAATGCAGTGAAAATAGAAGGAAAGTAAGTGGTTATTTAGTTCAATGAACGTGTGATAATTATACAGCTAGTATAAGCTGTTCCAGTAATAGCAAGAATAACGTAATTTTGTGTAAAATGGACTATATCTGTCCATCATCTGTCTGTTGGTAGATTGTTTTTTATACTTCTGTGTATCACTTTAATATCTGTGTAATATGTCTGTGAAATAAGCCACAATAATCATGTTCCCAATGAACAGCAGTTTACTAAAAGTTTTTGAGGCTCACAGTTAGCTAAGGGAAAAATATCACACATTGCTTAAACCCAGAATAGATTTACTAATCTAACTTCTTCTCCTCTCCCAGAGTGTCCTAGTGTGAAGAACACTGGTCTGGGACACATGAGGTGTGGAGTCAGTTTCTGACTCAGTCATTAACATCTCAAATATGCCCCTCCTGTGTGGATTAGTTAGTGTGAATGGTTTAGATGGAGAAATAGCTACCACAGAAAAACAGGTTGAGAACAGGACACATACTGAGAAAGCAGCGTGACAAACTTGGAACATCAAGAGACTGACAGTTTTTGCTTCTAGCATGTTAGCATGCATCAGCAACAGGTTGCATGACTCAGACCACACCCAGAATGGTGTTGGCTGATATATGCAAATGACAATTACAGCTTTATATATCCGTGCAATGAAACAAGGAACCCTCTGAGGATCTTTACAGACACGTGCCTGCAAGCCACTGGTGTTGAAGTATGACCCTCTAATTCTGGGGATGTAGTTGGGGGTTGTCTTCTCAACTG contains:
- the TEKT1 gene encoding tektin-1, giving the protein MARLLQAPPKFHPSEWDIANKMQCASTESQKSRSEHMMAESRRLLDETEKTTQKTQSDVNKKIEQRREEIKFWKRELDNKLEQIVHETEVLLTFKTRLEKSLESCKEPLLIAQKCLLNRQRRAGIDLVHDKVEEELLKEAEVLQGVIALLGRTLEQTNEQIRLNRSAKYNLEMDLKDKFTALMIDDYCASLTNNTPDIRCADNAVKIEGNFVSPEDWISFSNINVEKADKQRNNSLALRVLIDGILSQTANDMHKQCEMVNVAFRKRVKEVKDAKHKLETLLAVVLDETASQEVNIAALKKAIADKEGPVKVAQTRLQARNHRPNVELCYDTVQDRLINEVQEITKNIQRLKDTLAQAEAELKGLSRRQLSLEEEIQIKENTLYIDEVLCLQMRESVYINNF